Proteins from a genomic interval of Channa argus isolate prfri chromosome 11, Channa argus male v1.0, whole genome shotgun sequence:
- the kctd9a gene encoding BTB/POZ domain-containing protein KCTD9a, which translates to MRRVTLFVNGTSKNGKVVAVYGTLSDLLSVASNKLGIKASSLYNGKGGLIDDIALIRDDDVLYVSEGDPFIDPQNEARVTTDPHGAHTDWLTLNIGGRLFTTTRSTLVSKEPESMLAHMFRDKDVWGNKQDKHGAYLIDRSPEYFEPILNYLRHGQLIINEGINIRGVLEEARFFGIEQLAEQLEVAIKNSQPPDDHSPISRKEFVRFLLATPTKSELRCQGLNFSRADLSRLDLRYINFKMANLSRCNLTHANLCCSNLERADLSGSNLDGANLQGVKMLCSNAEGASLKGCNFEDPSGLKANLEGANLKGVDMEGSQMTGINLRVATLKNAKLKNCNLRGATLAGTDLENCDLSGCDLQEANLRGSNVKGAIFEEMLTPLHMSQSVR; encoded by the exons ATGAGAAGAGTTACCTTGTTTGTTAACGGGACATCTAAAAATGGCAAG GTTGTAGCAGTGTACGGAACCTTGTCGGACCTACTATCCGTAGCGAGCAATAAGTTAGGAATCAAAGCCTCCTCTTTATACAATGGAAAGGGTGGTCTTATAGATGACATTGCCCTTATAAG AGATGACGACGTGCTGTATGTGTCAGAAGGAGATCCATTTATTG ATCCTCAAAATGAAGCCAGGGTCACAACTGACCCGCATGGGGCGCACACGGATTGGCTGACCCTTAATATCGGTGGGCGTCTGTTTACCACCACCAG GAGCACCTTGGTCAGCAAGGAGCCAGAGAGTATGCTTGCTCATATGTTTCGGGATAAAG ATGTGTGGGGAAACAAGCAGGACAAACATGGGGCTTATCTAATCGACCGCAGCCCTGAATACTTTGAGCCTATTCTCAACTACTTGAGACATGGTCAGCTCATTATCAATGAAGGCATAAATATACGAG GTGTCCTGGAGGAGGCACGATTCTTTGGAATTGAACAGCTTGCCGAACAGCTGGAAGTAGCAATCAAG AACTCACAACCACCTGATGATCACTCTCCCATTTCCCGTAAGGAGTTTGTTCGTTTTCTTCTAGCAACACCTACCAAGTCAGAGCTACGCTGTCAG GGGCTTAATTTCAGCCGTGCTGATCTGTCCCGACTTGATCTGCGCTACATCAATTTCAAAATGGCTAATCTCAGCCGCTGCAATCTAACACACGCCAACCTATGCTGTTCCAATCTGGAGCGGGCAGATCTTTCTGGATCCAACCTAGAT gGGGCCAACCTTCAGGGGGTTAAAATGCTGTGTTCCAATGCCGAGGGAGCCTCTCTGAAAGGATGCAATTTTGAAGATCCTTCTGGACTGAAGGCCAACCTGGAAG GTGCTAACCTGAAAGGGGTTGACATGGAAGGAAGTCAAATGACCGGTATCAACCTGCGTGTGGCCACTTTGAAAAATGCAAAGCTGAAGAACTGTAACCTGCGGGGAGCCACTTTAGCAGGGACGGATCTTGAG AACTGTGACCTGTCTGGTTGTGATCTACAAGAAGCCAACCTGAGAGGGTCTAATGTTAAAGGAGCCATTTTTGAAGAGATGCTGACCCCTCTGCACATGTCACAGAGTGTCAGATAA